A window of Geomonas agri contains these coding sequences:
- a CDS encoding ABC transporter ATP-binding protein, translating to MSSLLEVKNLFKSYGTGEAKVDVLKGIDLTVAAGDTIALVGPSGAGKSTLLHVMGTIDRPTSGEVLFDGEKIFNLADQPLAAFRNRCIGFVFQFHHLLPEFSALENVMMPLLIGGEKRSRCEGRALKLLKDVGLSHRVTHRPGELSGGEQQRVAIARALVREPKLLLADEPTGNLDMKTSEEVHALLYEIQRNTGISLVIVTHNEQLAAGMARTVRMVDGKVVEAV from the coding sequence ATGAGTAGCCTGCTCGAGGTTAAAAACCTGTTTAAGTCCTACGGGACTGGCGAGGCCAAAGTTGATGTGCTCAAGGGGATCGACCTCACCGTGGCGGCGGGCGACACCATCGCGCTGGTAGGGCCGTCCGGCGCCGGCAAGAGTACGCTGTTGCACGTGATGGGAACCATTGACCGTCCCACCTCCGGCGAGGTGCTCTTTGACGGCGAGAAGATCTTCAACCTTGCCGACCAGCCGCTGGCTGCCTTTCGCAACCGTTGCATCGGCTTCGTGTTCCAGTTTCACCACCTGCTGCCGGAGTTCTCGGCGCTGGAAAACGTGATGATGCCGCTGCTCATCGGCGGGGAGAAGCGCTCCCGCTGCGAGGGACGGGCGCTCAAGCTTTTGAAGGACGTGGGGCTTTCCCACCGCGTCACCCATCGCCCGGGGGAGCTTTCCGGCGGCGAACAGCAGAGGGTGGCCATCGCGCGTGCCCTCGTGCGCGAACCGAAGCTCCTTCTGGCCGACGAGCCGACAGGTAACCTGGACATGAAGACCAGCGAAGAGGTGCACGCGCTCCTGTACGAGATCCAGCGCAACACCGGCATCTCGCTTGTGATTGTGACCCACAACGAACAACTCGCGGCCGGCATGGCGCGCACCGTCAGGATGGTCGACGGTAAGGTAGTCGAGGCGGTCTGA
- the lysS gene encoding lysine--tRNA ligase, producing the protein MEELSELLLQRRRKVDALWEAGINPYPNDYKPQHTSADVRDAYGDKEVIEDDPQTFVVAGRIIMRRSFGKAAFVQVQDRKGRMQLYLKKDSLGEELFAEFENYDIGDIIGATGTPFRTKTGELSLAVSTVRLLTKSLLPLPEKFHGLTDVETRYRQRYVDLIVSPEVREVFYKRSKVVHLIREFMTKNDFLEVETPMMHPIPGGATAKPFVTHHNALDMELFLRIAPELYLKRLVVGGFERVFEINRNFRNEGISVRHNPEFTMMEFYQAYATFEDLMNFTEELLCHVAQELLGTLDFTYGGEPISFQRPWKRFTVKEAILEYGDIDAKSLEDRDLAYAYAQKIGLELPEDIGYGKLITEIFEEVAETKLIQPTFITNYPTEVSPLSRKNDHDPEYVDRFEFFCAGREMANAFSELNDPRDQKERFLAQVAAKDKGDEEAHYMDEDYIRALEYGLPPTAGEGIGIDRLVMLLTDSPSIRDVILFPQLRKEGK; encoded by the coding sequence ATGGAAGAGTTGAGCGAACTGCTGCTGCAGAGAAGACGCAAGGTAGATGCATTGTGGGAGGCGGGGATCAACCCGTACCCGAACGATTATAAGCCTCAGCATACCTCGGCCGATGTGCGCGACGCCTACGGCGACAAGGAAGTGATCGAGGACGATCCGCAGACCTTCGTGGTCGCCGGGCGTATCATCATGCGTCGCTCCTTCGGCAAGGCCGCTTTCGTGCAGGTGCAGGACCGCAAGGGTCGCATGCAGCTGTACCTGAAGAAGGACAGCCTGGGCGAGGAACTCTTCGCCGAGTTCGAAAACTACGACATCGGTGACATCATCGGCGCCACCGGCACCCCGTTCCGCACCAAGACCGGCGAGCTTTCCCTGGCCGTCTCCACCGTCCGTCTCTTGACCAAGTCGCTGCTGCCGCTGCCGGAGAAGTTCCACGGTCTGACCGATGTGGAAACCCGCTACCGCCAGCGCTACGTCGACCTGATCGTCTCCCCCGAGGTGCGCGAGGTCTTCTACAAGCGCTCCAAGGTCGTGCATCTTATCCGCGAGTTCATGACCAAGAACGACTTCCTGGAAGTCGAGACCCCGATGATGCACCCGATCCCCGGCGGCGCCACCGCGAAGCCGTTCGTGACCCACCACAACGCGCTGGACATGGAACTGTTCCTGCGCATCGCTCCGGAGCTCTACCTGAAGCGCCTGGTGGTGGGCGGCTTCGAGCGCGTCTTCGAGATCAACCGCAACTTCCGTAACGAAGGTATCTCGGTGCGCCACAATCCCGAGTTCACCATGATGGAGTTCTACCAGGCCTACGCGACCTTCGAGGACCTGATGAACTTCACCGAGGAGCTCCTCTGCCACGTGGCCCAGGAACTCCTGGGGACGCTCGACTTCACCTACGGCGGCGAGCCGATCAGCTTCCAGCGCCCCTGGAAGCGGTTCACCGTGAAAGAGGCAATCCTCGAGTACGGCGACATCGACGCCAAGTCCCTCGAGGACCGCGACCTCGCCTACGCCTACGCCCAGAAAATCGGGCTGGAGCTTCCCGAGGACATCGGCTACGGCAAGCTGATCACCGAGATCTTCGAGGAGGTCGCCGAGACCAAGCTGATCCAGCCGACCTTCATCACCAACTACCCGACCGAGGTGTCGCCGCTGTCCAGGAAGAACGACCACGATCCGGAGTACGTGGATCGTTTCGAGTTCTTCTGCGCCGGCCGCGAGATGGCCAACGCCTTCTCCGAGCTGAACGACCCGCGCGACCAGAAGGAGCGCTTCCTGGCCCAGGTGGCCGCCAAGGACAAGGGCGACGAAGAGGCGCACTACATGGACGAGGACTACATCCGCGCCCTCGAGTACGGCCTGCCGCCGACTGCGGGCGAGGGGATCGGCATCGACCGCCTGGTCATGCTCCTCACCGACTCGCCGTCGATCCGCGACGTCATCCTGTTCCCGCAGCTGCGCAAAGAGGGGAAATAA
- the ettA gene encoding energy-dependent translational throttle protein EttA, whose product MAIEPNKVIYSMIGVSKFYDKKPVLKDIYLSYFYGAKIGVLGLNGSGKSSLLKILAGVDKEFNGKTILSPGYTVGYLEQEPNLDPSKTVRQCVEEGVQEVVDLVNEFNEINMKFGEEMTDAEMEKLCDRQAKVQEKLDHLDAWDLDSRLELAMDALRCPPPETNVANLSGGEKRRVALCRLLLQKPDILLLDEPTNHLDAESVAWLEQHLQRYAGTIIAVTHDRYFLDNVAGWILELDRGQGIPWQGNYSSWLEQKEKRLAQEEKTESERQKTLKRELEWIRMSPKGRHAKGKARINSYEEMLNTESEQRAKDLEIFIPPGPRLGGVVVEADNVSKGYGDKLLIEGMEFRLPPGGIVGVIGPNGAGKTTLFRMITGEEKPDSGSFKTGETVKLSYVDQSRDALDPDKTIWEVISDGQEQLQLGKQLVNSRAYVARFNFSGADQQKKVGMLSGGERNRVHLAKMLKEGGNVILLDEPTNDLDVNTMRALEEALENFAGCAVVISHDRWFLDRIATHILAFEGDSKVVWFEGNYSEYEEDRHARLGTAADQPHRIRYRQLTRA is encoded by the coding sequence ATGGCTATCGAGCCGAATAAGGTCATCTACTCGATGATTGGTGTGAGCAAGTTTTACGACAAGAAACCGGTGCTGAAAGACATCTACCTCTCCTATTTCTACGGCGCCAAGATCGGCGTGCTCGGCCTGAACGGCTCCGGCAAGAGCTCCCTGTTGAAGATCCTCGCTGGCGTGGACAAGGAATTCAACGGCAAGACCATCCTCTCCCCGGGCTACACCGTCGGCTACCTGGAGCAGGAGCCGAATCTCGACCCGAGTAAGACTGTGCGCCAGTGCGTCGAGGAAGGCGTGCAGGAAGTGGTCGACCTGGTCAACGAGTTCAATGAGATAAACATGAAGTTCGGCGAGGAGATGACCGACGCCGAGATGGAGAAGCTGTGCGACCGCCAGGCCAAGGTGCAGGAGAAGCTGGACCATCTGGACGCCTGGGACCTGGACAGTCGCCTCGAACTCGCCATGGACGCGCTGCGCTGCCCGCCGCCCGAGACCAACGTCGCCAACCTCTCCGGCGGTGAAAAGCGCCGCGTGGCCCTGTGCCGCCTGCTGCTGCAGAAGCCGGACATCCTCCTTTTGGACGAGCCGACCAACCACCTGGACGCCGAGAGCGTCGCCTGGCTGGAGCAGCACCTGCAGCGCTACGCCGGCACCATCATCGCCGTGACCCACGACCGCTACTTCCTGGACAACGTGGCAGGCTGGATCCTGGAGCTCGACCGCGGCCAGGGGATTCCGTGGCAGGGGAACTACTCTTCTTGGCTAGAGCAGAAGGAGAAGCGCCTGGCCCAGGAGGAGAAGACCGAGAGCGAGCGCCAGAAGACTTTGAAGCGCGAGCTGGAGTGGATCAGGATGTCGCCCAAGGGGCGTCACGCCAAGGGCAAGGCGCGCATCAATTCCTACGAGGAGATGCTGAACACTGAGAGCGAGCAGCGCGCCAAGGACCTGGAGATCTTCATTCCGCCCGGGCCGCGTCTGGGTGGAGTGGTGGTCGAGGCGGACAACGTCAGCAAGGGGTACGGCGACAAGCTCCTCATCGAGGGGATGGAGTTCCGGCTCCCGCCGGGCGGTATCGTCGGCGTAATCGGCCCCAACGGCGCCGGCAAAACCACCCTGTTCCGTATGATCACCGGCGAGGAGAAACCGGATTCCGGCAGCTTCAAGACCGGCGAGACCGTGAAGCTTTCCTATGTGGACCAGAGCAGGGATGCCCTCGATCCCGACAAGACCATCTGGGAGGTGATCTCGGACGGGCAGGAACAGTTGCAGCTCGGCAAGCAGCTGGTGAATTCCCGCGCGTACGTGGCCCGGTTCAACTTCTCCGGCGCCGACCAGCAGAAGAAGGTGGGCATGCTCTCGGGCGGTGAGCGTAACCGCGTGCACCTGGCCAAGATGCTCAAGGAAGGCGGCAACGTCATCCTGCTTGACGAACCGACCAACGACCTCGACGTCAACACCATGCGTGCACTGGAAGAAGCGCTGGAGAACTTTGCCGGTTGCGCCGTGGTCATCTCCCACGACCGTTGGTTCCTGGACAGGATTGCCACCCACATCCTCGCCTTCGAGGGGGACAGCAAGGTGGTCTGGTTCGAGGGGAACTACTCAGAGTACGAGGAAGACCGCCACGCCCGTCTGGGCACCGCGGCCGACCAGCCGCACCGCATCAGGTACCGTCAGCTGACCCGCGCCTAA
- the bamA gene encoding outer membrane protein assembly factor BamA, whose product MLRKSLSTLLAAQLMLCLTVSAQAKQAAAGKATDTTSADKAAADKAAATKAAGTKAATEQAASDKIVAIKISGNHRIETAAILPAVRLKAGDVVTPDKVDADIKAIYKLGHFTDVKAQSEAKDGGVVLEYVVTEKPIVREVKIEGAKELSADKVREAIEIKPNTVFSAKDLQKSIKKVKKLYSDEGYYLAEVSGDLSMRSDTDVHVIFRIKEGDKVLIQKIEFEGNHAFPDKKLKKTMETGEKWFLSWLTGAGTYKEEVLKNDVNLLTEHYMNNGYVNVKVGEPKVELLPDRKGLKVSIGITEGEQYRIGKLGFKGDLLETETVLNDKLKEKPGQLFSRADLRSDVFGLTDLYADQGYAFANANPLTKLNQDSHTIDITFDMEKGQKVTIDRVNISGNVKTRDKVVRRELRLDEGDQYSSTALKKSKQNLMNTGFFEEANLATAKGSAADKLDLNVEVKEKPTGTFSIGAGYSSLDGIIGQGSVQQANFLGLGLKMTAAASLGSKSQTYNLGLTDPYFMDTKWTLGGDIYRNERKYLDYTRRATGADIKAGYPLSDTVSTFWLYKYEIKDIFDESEDLRLNILNGTVLAPDTKSTTSAIVGSISRNTTDYRLDPSTGMLNTLSVEFAGVGGDNRYIKYITEHTLFHPLFYGVGSVRGTVGYVQSYGGKEIPIDEKFYLGGISSLRGYSSRTVSPNRTTPVPVSGIGGLTGTQDNRVYLGGDVEAVANVEWNFPLLKEAGLKGVLFFDAGNCDNSFNKTFSNVLTSYGGGFRWYSPIGPLRLEYGVPINPREGIDSKSGKFEFSIGSIF is encoded by the coding sequence TTGCTGCGTAAATCGTTATCTACCCTGCTTGCCGCACAGCTGATGCTTTGTCTTACGGTTTCCGCCCAGGCCAAGCAGGCTGCTGCCGGGAAGGCCACCGATACCACCTCCGCGGACAAGGCCGCAGCGGACAAGGCTGCCGCCACTAAGGCTGCCGGCACCAAGGCTGCCACTGAGCAGGCGGCCAGCGACAAGATCGTGGCGATCAAGATCAGTGGCAATCACCGCATCGAGACGGCAGCCATCCTCCCGGCGGTGCGTTTGAAGGCCGGAGATGTGGTCACGCCCGACAAGGTCGACGCCGACATCAAGGCCATCTACAAGCTGGGCCACTTCACCGACGTCAAGGCGCAGAGCGAGGCCAAGGACGGGGGCGTCGTCCTCGAATACGTGGTCACCGAAAAGCCCATCGTGCGCGAGGTGAAGATTGAGGGGGCCAAGGAGCTTTCCGCAGACAAGGTGCGCGAGGCGATCGAGATCAAGCCGAACACCGTCTTCTCCGCCAAGGACCTGCAAAAGAGCATCAAGAAGGTGAAGAAGCTCTACTCCGACGAGGGATACTACCTCGCCGAGGTCTCCGGCGACCTGAGCATGCGCTCCGATACCGACGTTCACGTCATCTTCCGCATCAAGGAAGGGGACAAGGTTCTGATCCAGAAAATCGAGTTCGAGGGCAACCACGCCTTCCCGGACAAGAAGCTGAAGAAGACCATGGAAACCGGGGAAAAGTGGTTCCTGTCCTGGCTCACCGGCGCCGGGACCTACAAGGAAGAGGTGCTGAAGAACGACGTCAACCTCCTCACCGAACACTACATGAATAACGGCTACGTCAACGTGAAGGTTGGCGAGCCCAAGGTGGAACTGCTCCCCGACCGCAAGGGGCTCAAGGTGAGCATCGGTATTACCGAAGGCGAGCAGTACCGCATCGGCAAACTTGGCTTCAAGGGCGACCTGTTGGAAACTGAGACGGTGCTCAACGACAAGCTCAAGGAGAAGCCGGGCCAACTCTTCAGTCGCGCCGACCTGCGCAGCGACGTCTTCGGCCTGACCGACTTGTACGCTGACCAGGGGTACGCCTTTGCCAACGCGAACCCGCTCACCAAACTGAACCAGGACAGCCACACCATCGACATCACCTTCGACATGGAGAAGGGACAGAAGGTCACCATCGACCGGGTCAACATCTCCGGCAACGTGAAGACCCGTGACAAGGTGGTGCGCCGCGAGCTGAGGCTCGACGAGGGTGACCAGTACAGCTCTACCGCACTGAAAAAGAGCAAGCAGAACCTGATGAACACCGGGTTCTTCGAGGAAGCCAACCTGGCCACCGCCAAGGGGAGTGCTGCCGACAAGCTCGACCTGAACGTCGAGGTCAAGGAGAAGCCGACGGGCACCTTCAGCATCGGTGCCGGCTATAGCTCGCTGGACGGCATCATCGGCCAAGGCTCCGTACAGCAGGCGAACTTCCTGGGTCTGGGCCTCAAGATGACCGCTGCCGCATCGCTGGGTAGTAAGTCGCAGACCTACAACCTCGGCCTCACCGATCCGTACTTCATGGACACCAAGTGGACCCTGGGCGGTGACATCTACCGCAACGAGCGCAAGTACCTCGACTATACCCGCAGGGCCACCGGCGCCGATATCAAGGCGGGCTACCCCCTTTCCGATACGGTGAGCACCTTCTGGTTGTACAAGTACGAGATTAAGGACATCTTCGACGAGTCCGAAGACCTGCGCTTGAACATCCTGAACGGGACGGTGCTGGCGCCGGACACCAAGTCCACCACCAGCGCCATCGTCGGCAGTATCTCCAGGAACACCACCGATTACCGGCTGGACCCCTCCACCGGCATGCTGAACACCCTTTCCGTCGAGTTCGCCGGCGTGGGTGGCGATAACCGCTATATCAAGTACATCACCGAGCACACCCTGTTCCACCCGCTGTTCTACGGCGTTGGTTCCGTGCGTGGCACCGTGGGCTACGTCCAGTCCTACGGCGGCAAGGAAATTCCCATAGACGAAAAGTTCTACCTTGGCGGCATCAGCTCGCTGCGCGGCTACTCCTCCAGGACCGTCAGCCCCAACAGGACCACCCCGGTCCCCGTCTCCGGCATCGGTGGTCTTACCGGCACCCAGGACAACCGCGTCTACCTGGGCGGCGACGTCGAGGCTGTGGCCAACGTGGAATGGAACTTCCCGCTGTTGAAGGAGGCCGGGCTCAAAGGGGTGCTCTTCTTCGACGCAGGCAACTGCGACAACAGTTTCAACAAGACCTTCAGCAATGTGCTCACCAGCTACGGTGGAGGCTTCAGGTGGTACTCCCCCATCGGACCGCTGAGGCTGGAATACGGGGTGCCCATCAACCCCAGGGAAGGGATTGACAGCAAAAGTGGCAAATTCGAATTCTCGATCGGCAGCATTTTCTAA
- the lpxD gene encoding UDP-3-O-(3-hydroxymyristoyl)glucosamine N-acyltransferase has protein sequence MKKTLREIAEYLGGTVSGDGETLIGGLATLDDAGEGQLTFLANPKYAGKVATTNASAVLMGTGGNTHGKNAIFHANPYLAFAKLLTLFYTAPPPRLGALPGSFVAPGAKIGADVTIYPGASVGPGVTVGDRVTLYPGVVLYPGASVGDDVTLYANVSIRERCRIGNRVTIHDGTVVGSDGFGYAPDGSAWYKIPQIGIVVIEDDVEIGSNAVIDRAALEVTRIKRGTKIDNLVQIAHNCVIGEDCMIVSQVGISGSTQLGKHVVLGGQVGVAGHLKIGDNVMIGAQSGVPGNVEPNQVLSGTPVMPHREWLKSSTLVPKLPEFRKTLSALEKRVAELEEKLAQTKND, from the coding sequence ATGAAAAAGACACTTCGCGAGATCGCAGAATACCTGGGCGGCACCGTCTCCGGGGACGGCGAGACCCTGATCGGCGGGCTGGCCACCCTGGATGATGCAGGGGAGGGGCAGCTCACCTTCCTCGCCAACCCCAAGTACGCCGGCAAGGTGGCCACCACCAACGCTTCGGCCGTGCTCATGGGTACCGGCGGGAACACCCACGGCAAGAACGCCATCTTCCACGCCAACCCCTACCTGGCCTTCGCCAAGCTGCTGACCCTCTTCTACACGGCGCCTCCCCCGCGGCTGGGCGCGTTGCCCGGGTCCTTCGTGGCTCCCGGCGCCAAGATCGGGGCGGACGTCACCATCTATCCCGGCGCCAGCGTGGGCCCCGGCGTGACCGTCGGCGATCGTGTCACCCTGTACCCGGGCGTGGTGCTCTACCCCGGCGCTAGCGTGGGCGACGACGTCACGCTCTACGCCAACGTCAGCATCCGTGAGCGCTGCCGCATCGGTAACCGGGTTACCATCCACGACGGCACCGTCGTCGGTTCCGACGGCTTCGGCTACGCCCCCGACGGCAGCGCCTGGTACAAGATCCCGCAGATTGGCATCGTGGTGATCGAGGACGACGTCGAGATCGGTTCCAACGCGGTCATCGACCGCGCCGCCCTCGAGGTCACCCGCATCAAGCGCGGCACCAAGATCGACAACCTGGTGCAGATCGCTCACAACTGCGTCATTGGCGAGGACTGCATGATCGTGTCCCAGGTCGGCATCTCTGGCAGCACCCAACTCGGCAAACACGTCGTCCTCGGCGGCCAGGTCGGGGTGGCGGGCCACCTGAAGATTGGCGACAACGTCATGATCGGCGCCCAGTCCGGCGTGCCGGGTAACGTGGAGCCGAACCAGGTCCTTTCCGGGACCCCGGTTATGCCGCACCGCGAATGGCTCAAGAGTTCCACCCTGGTCCCCAAGCTCCCCGAGTTCAGGAAGACCCTGTCGGCCCTGGAGAAGCGCGTGGCCGAGCTGGAAGAGAAGCTGGCGCAGACGAAAAACGACTAG
- a CDS encoding OmpH family outer membrane protein, whose protein sequence is MKRFIVAISLVLALPLSVLAADGSKIGSVDIQKVLSQSDAGKEAKDQLMQKATKYEAEKAAKEAELLKLKGELESQGTALLNESARSAKDRDYQKGMKDYQRFLKDAQDDLQLKNAEYTNKILDEIGKVVQEFGRKSGYTAIFGRETMVYIDPSADVTDAVLKAFNESRKK, encoded by the coding sequence ATGAAACGTTTCATCGTGGCAATTTCGCTGGTTCTGGCACTTCCGCTTTCGGTACTGGCCGCCGACGGTTCCAAGATCGGTTCCGTTGACATCCAGAAGGTGCTGTCGCAGTCCGACGCAGGTAAAGAGGCGAAGGACCAACTGATGCAGAAGGCTACCAAGTACGAGGCCGAAAAAGCCGCCAAGGAAGCTGAGCTGCTCAAACTGAAGGGCGAACTGGAGAGCCAGGGGACGGCGCTGCTCAACGAGTCCGCCCGCAGCGCGAAGGATCGTGACTACCAGAAGGGAATGAAGGATTACCAGCGTTTCCTGAAGGATGCCCAGGACGACCTGCAGCTGAAGAACGCCGAGTACACCAACAAGATCCTGGACGAGATCGGCAAGGTGGTGCAGGAGTTCGGTCGCAAAAGCGGCTACACCGCCATCTTCGGCAGGGAGACCATGGTCTACATCGATCCCTCTGCCGATGTCACCGACGCGGTGCTGAAGGCTTTCAACGAGAGCAGGAAAAAATAA
- a CDS encoding lipoprotein-releasing ABC transporter permease subunit encodes MPFELFIGLRYLKAKRKSTFISLITLISVAGVALGVMALIIVLAVMTGFEEDLKDKILGTNAHIVVLNSIGAVQDYPQVMKKLEGIDGVVASTPFIYNQVMLSTGKNVSGVVLRGIDVDTDAKVTNLHKSMVEGDLKSLDSEVGKTPGVVIGKELAKNLGLFLGDTVDVISPMGNITPLGMMPKLNRFRITGIFNTGMFEYDSTLAYVSLKEAQQFLGLGDVVTGIQLKVRDVYKTGELARHIDRELGPPYHARDWMQMNKNILFALKTEKSVMFIILTLIVLVAAFGIASTLFMVVMEKTRDIAILKSMGATSRSIMRIFVFEGLIIGVLGTVIGVLGGLLIALNLEPIVSVIQKVTGFELFSKDIYYLDHFPSQVVASDVVLISVTAVLISFAATLYPSWAASRMAPAEALRYE; translated from the coding sequence ATGCCCTTTGAGCTCTTCATAGGGCTGCGCTACCTGAAGGCGAAGCGCAAATCGACCTTCATCTCGCTGATCACGCTGATCTCGGTCGCGGGGGTGGCGCTGGGGGTAATGGCCCTCATCATCGTGCTGGCCGTGATGACCGGTTTCGAGGAGGACCTCAAGGACAAGATCCTGGGGACCAACGCGCATATCGTGGTCCTTAACAGCATTGGTGCGGTGCAGGACTACCCGCAGGTAATGAAGAAACTGGAAGGCATAGACGGCGTGGTCGCGTCGACCCCGTTCATCTACAACCAGGTCATGCTCTCCACCGGCAAGAACGTTTCCGGGGTCGTGCTGCGCGGCATCGACGTTGACACCGACGCCAAGGTCACCAACCTGCACAAGTCGATGGTGGAAGGGGACCTGAAATCGCTGGATAGCGAGGTGGGCAAGACTCCCGGCGTCGTCATCGGCAAGGAGTTGGCCAAGAACCTGGGGCTCTTCCTGGGTGACACGGTGGACGTGATCTCCCCGATGGGGAACATCACCCCCTTGGGGATGATGCCCAAGCTGAACCGGTTCCGCATCACCGGCATCTTCAACACCGGCATGTTCGAGTACGACTCGACTCTCGCCTACGTCTCCCTCAAGGAAGCCCAGCAGTTCCTGGGACTTGGGGACGTGGTGACCGGAATCCAGTTGAAGGTGCGCGATGTCTACAAGACCGGCGAGTTGGCCCGCCACATCGACCGCGAACTGGGTCCCCCGTACCATGCCCGCGACTGGATGCAGATGAACAAGAACATCCTGTTCGCGCTGAAGACCGAGAAGAGCGTCATGTTCATTATCCTGACCCTGATCGTGTTGGTGGCCGCCTTCGGCATCGCCTCCACGCTGTTCATGGTGGTCATGGAGAAGACCCGCGACATCGCCATCCTCAAGTCGATGGGGGCGACCAGCCGCAGCATCATGCGCATCTTCGTCTTCGAGGGGCTCATCATCGGCGTGCTGGGCACCGTCATCGGGGTCCTGGGGGGACTGCTGATCGCCCTCAACCTGGAGCCGATCGTCTCGGTGATCCAGAAGGTGACCGGCTTCGAACTGTTCAGCAAGGACATCTACTACCTGGACCACTTCCCGTCCCAGGTGGTGGCTTCCGACGTGGTGCTGATCAGCGTCACCGCCGTGCTCATCTCCTTTGCCGCGACGCTGTACCCCTCCTGGGCCGCTTCGCGCATGGCCCCGGCCGAGGCGCTGCGCTATGAGTAG
- a CDS encoding RCC1 domain-containing protein produces the protein MQNCRRFRLLICAGLLTAALSGCGGSSTNDHIPSTVTIFYSHSVVFRNHSTFTMGYNGFGQLGDGTLTKREIAVHVPGMDNMVLPGAKAAAGNEHTMVFGNMSSLISTWGYNLFGQLGVGSQVSTNYPDAYSPKPVSVWMHATVSDIAAGGYHSLAVAGDRLYAWGYNGYHQVGDDTTTNATSPVLIITGRDGEDLTQFQAKQVAAGGLHSLALLTTGGATPVNYVYAWGGNAYGQVGFGKTSFDTYSASSTRPKRMTFSEATGTIEQIAALGNASLALEVQRDILGTITSETLWGWGYNDAGELGTGIAALKSSSVPVKVTTFSAVDGNSLVIKKIATGTNHILLLLGPRDSVASDGRWTVQAIGNNFYGQLGDDTFTNSSTLVQLLGLSGLVQPPVITDIAAFGTSSFALINGTWYAWGNNNMGQLGNTVDTTSGVPYFKTPVTVKF, from the coding sequence ATGCAAAATTGCAGGCGTTTCAGGCTTTTGATCTGCGCCGGGCTTCTTACTGCCGCCCTCTCCGGTTGCGGCGGCTCCTCTACCAACGACCACATCCCTTCTACAGTTACCATCTTCTACAGCCACAGTGTGGTCTTCAGGAACCACAGTACCTTCACCATGGGGTACAACGGTTTTGGCCAGCTCGGTGACGGCACCCTCACCAAGCGCGAGATTGCGGTCCACGTGCCGGGGATGGACAACATGGTTCTGCCGGGTGCCAAGGCCGCAGCGGGCAACGAGCACACCATGGTGTTCGGCAACATGTCGAGCCTCATCTCCACCTGGGGGTACAACCTGTTCGGCCAACTCGGCGTGGGGAGCCAGGTTTCCACGAACTATCCCGATGCCTACAGCCCGAAGCCGGTATCGGTATGGATGCACGCGACCGTCTCCGACATCGCTGCAGGGGGGTACCATTCCCTCGCCGTCGCCGGCGACAGGCTCTACGCCTGGGGCTACAACGGCTACCACCAGGTTGGCGACGACACCACGACCAACGCGACGTCCCCGGTTCTGATAATTACCGGCCGTGACGGAGAAGACCTCACCCAGTTTCAGGCAAAGCAGGTCGCCGCTGGGGGGCTGCATTCGCTGGCGCTGTTGACGACAGGAGGAGCCACCCCCGTCAACTACGTCTACGCCTGGGGCGGCAACGCCTATGGCCAGGTCGGGTTCGGCAAAACCAGCTTCGACACGTACTCCGCGAGCAGCACCCGTCCTAAAAGGATGACCTTCTCTGAGGCGACCGGCACTATCGAGCAGATTGCAGCCCTGGGCAACGCGAGCCTCGCCCTCGAAGTGCAACGCGATATCCTCGGCACCATCACCTCCGAGACCCTGTGGGGCTGGGGCTACAATGATGCCGGCGAACTCGGCACTGGTATCGCTGCGTTAAAGAGCAGTTCCGTGCCGGTGAAAGTGACAACCTTTTCCGCCGTTGACGGCAACAGCCTCGTCATCAAGAAGATTGCCACCGGGACCAACCACATTCTCCTGCTCCTCGGACCGCGCGACAGCGTCGCGAGTGACGGACGCTGGACGGTTCAGGCAATAGGTAACAACTTCTACGGGCAGCTCGGCGACGATACCTTCACCAACTCCAGCACCCTCGTGCAGCTCCTCGGCCTATCCGGGCTGGTTCAACCGCCGGTGATCACCGACATCGCCGCATTCGGCACGAGCTCGTTCGCCCTCATCAACGGCACTTGGTATGCCTGGGGCAACAACAACATGGGACAGCTCGGCAATACGGTGGACACGACGTCGGGAGTCCCCTACTTCAAGACGCCGGTCACCGTCAAGTTCTAG